One segment of Anser cygnoides isolate HZ-2024a breed goose chromosome 5, Taihu_goose_T2T_genome, whole genome shotgun sequence DNA contains the following:
- the LOC106048260 gene encoding aldehyde dehydrogenase family 3 member B1-like, which translates to MEEPCGQQPLCGDAGTAPEDEGGTSGNPYAGLVSRLRAAWLSGRTRPLEYRLAQLEALGRFLEEQKKDILEALALDMRKPPFEAEFSEVLLCKNELNESLNNLSRWMKDEQVDKNLATQLDVAFIRRDPYGVVLVIAPCNYPIYLLLVPLIGAIAAGNCVIVKPSEITKNSERLAVEALPRYLDKDCFAVVTAGVQETTRLLENKFDYIFFTGSSSVGRIVMTAAAKHLTPVTLELGGKNPCYVSDNCDVKNVARRVAWGRFFNAGQTCIAPNYILCSVEMQNKLVPALREAITMFYGPNPQESPDFARIMGDKQFRRVRALLKSGRVAIGGQTDEKERYIAPTVLVDVQPSDPAMQEEIFGPILLIITVANMEEAIDFINSRERPLVVYAFSSDDKVVNQVLERTSSGSFCGNDTLMHVTLTSLPFGGIGSSGLGNYHGRFTFDSFTHRRGCLQRGTGLEPINVLRYPPYSPHKTGLVRAATTVKRQGDCTLL; encoded by the exons ATGGAGGAGCCCTGCGGGCAGCAGCCTCTGTGCGGTGATGCTGGCACAGCCCCCGAGGACGAGGGTGGCACGAG cGGGAACCCCTACGCGGGGCTGGTGAGCCGCCTGCGGGCAGCCTGGCTCTCGGGGAGGACGCGGCCCTTGGAGTACCGCTTGGCCCAGCTGGAGGCCCTGGGCCGCTTCCTGGAGGAGCAGAAGAAGGACATCCTGGAGGCCCTCGCCTTGGACATGCGCAAG CCACCCTTTGAAGCCGAATTCTCCGAGGTCCTCCTGTGCAAGAACGAGCTCAATGAGAGCCTGAACAACCTGTCCCGCTGGATGAAGGACGAGCAGGTGGACAAGAACCTG GCGACACAGCTGGACGTGGCCTTCATCCGCAGGGACCCCTATGGGGTGGTGCTCGTCATCGCGCCCTGCAACTACCCCATCTACCTCCTCCTGGTGCCCCTCATTGGAGCCATCGCCGCTG GTAACTGTGTCATCGTCAAACCCTCGGAGATCACCAAGAACAGCGAGAGACTCGCGGTGGAGGCGCTGCCCAGGTACCTGGACAAA GACTGCTTCGCTGTGGTGACTGCGGGCGTGCAGGAGACCACCAGACTGCTGGAGAACAAGTTCGACTACATCTTCTTCACCG GCAGCTCCTCTGTGGGCAGGATCGTGATGACAGCTGCTGCCAAGCACCTGACACCAGTGACGCTGGAGCTGGGGGGCAAGAACCCCTGCTACGTGTCCGACAACTGCGATGTGAAGAACGTGGCCCGGCGGGTGGCCTGGGGACGCTTCTTCAATGCGGGGCAGACCTGCATCGCGCCCAACTACATCCTGTGCAGCGTGGAGATGCAGAACAAGCTGGTGCCAGCCCTGCGCGAGGCCATCACCATGTTCTATGGCCCCAACCCGCAGGAGTCCCCCGACTTTGCCCGCATCATGGGGGACAAGCAGTTCCGCCGCGTGCGGGCGCTGCTGAAAAGTGGGCGTGTGGCCATCGGGGGACAGACGGACGAGAAGGAGCGCTACATCG cccccacgGTGCTGGTGGACGTGCAGCCCTCTGATCCTGCCATGCAGGAGGAGATCTTTGGGCCCATCCTGCTCATCATCACTGTGGCCAACATGGAGGAAGCCATTGACTTCATCAACAGCCGTGAGCGGCCGCTGGTTGTGTATGCCTTCTCCTCTGATGACAAG gtGGTGAACCAGGTGCTGGAAAGGACGAGCAGCGGCAGCTTCTGCGGCAACGACACCCTGATGCACGTGACATTGACCTCGCTGCCCTTCGGTGGCATTG GATCCAGCGGCCTGGGGAATTACCACGGTAGGTTCACCTTCGACTCCTTCACCCACCGCCGCGGCTGCCTGCAGCGTGGCACCGGCCTGGAGCCCATCAACGTCCTGCGCTACCCGCCCTACAGCCCCCACAAGACGGGGCTGGTCCGTGCCGCCACCACCGTCAAGCGCCAAGGGGACTGCACCCTGCTCTGA
- the NDUFS8 gene encoding NADH dehydrogenase [ubiquinone] iron-sulfur protein 8, mitochondrial, whose translation MAALRLLHRAARTGPPPPPCYLRPLSTTTPRDCYKYVNIQEPAMDMKSITDRAAQTLLWTELFRGLAMTLSYLFREPATINYPFEKGPLSPRFRGEHALRRYPSGEERCIACKLCEAVCPAQAITIEAEPRADGSRRTTRYDIDMTKCIYCGFCQEACPVDAIVEGPNFEFSTETHEELLYNKEKLLNNGDKWEAEIAANIQADYLYR comes from the exons ATGGCAGCGCTGCGCCTGCTGCACCGGGCTGCCCGCACAG gcccgccgccccccccatGTTACCTGCGCCCGCTcagcaccaccacccccagggaCTGCTACA AGTACGTCAACATCCAGGAGCCGGCCATGGACATGAAGTCCATCACCGACCGCGCTGCCCAGACCCTGCTGTGGACGGAGCTCTTCCGAG gcctggCCATGACGCTGAGCTACCTCTTCCGTGAGCCGGCCACCATCAACTACCCCTTTGAGAAGGGGCCGCTGAGCCCACGCTTCCGTGGGGAGCACGCGCTGCGCCGCTACCCCTCCGGAGAGGAGAGGTGCATCGCCTGCAAGCTCTGCGAGGCCGTCTGCCCGGCACAG GCCATCACCATCGAGGCCGAGCCCAGGGCCGACGGCAGCCGCCGCACCACCCGCTACGACATCGACATGACCAAGTGCATCTACTGCGGCTTCTGCCAGGAGGCCTGCCCCGTGGACGCCATCGTGGAG GGCCCCAACTTTGAGTTCTCGACGGAGACGCACGAGGAGCTGCTCTACAACAAGGAGAAGCTGCTCAACAACGGCGACAAGTGGGAGGCCGAGATCGCAGCCAACATCCAGGCCGATTACCTGTACCGGTGA